A genomic region of Streptomyces rimosus contains the following coding sequences:
- a CDS encoding DUF397 domain-containing protein encodes MDRIRIYNGMPATDLGSDGWHKPWSGGNGGECVEALRLGDGRVALRQSTDPGGPALIYTHREIKSFIEGAKAGAADFLLTAAPCGCGCGTDRRTA; translated from the coding sequence ATGGATCGCATACGCATCTACAACGGCATGCCCGCCACCGACCTGGGCAGCGACGGCTGGCACAAGCCGTGGAGCGGCGGCAACGGCGGCGAGTGCGTGGAGGCGCTGCGGCTCGGGGACGGCCGGGTGGCGCTGCGCCAGTCCACCGACCCGGGCGGCCCGGCCCTGATCTACACCCACCGCGAGATCAAGAGTTTCATCGAGGGCGCGAAGGCGGGCGCGGCCGACTTCCTGCTCACCGCGGCGCCCTGCGGGTGCGGCTGCGGCACCGATCGGAGGACGGCGTGA
- a CDS encoding aspartate aminotransferase family protein produces MTGFDLTKLLAERGAERYDLHAKYINHQLPRMLHTIGFDKVYERAEGAYFWDADGQDYLDMLAGFGVMGLGRHHPVVRQALHDVLDARLADLTRFDCQPLPGLLAEKLLTHTPHLDRVFFGNSGTEAVETALKFARYATGRPRVLYCAHAFHGLTTGSLSVNGENGFRDGFAPLLPDTAVELGDLAALEHELRRGDVAALIVEPIQGKGVHPTPPGYLRAAQELLHRHKALLIADEVQTGLGRTGDFFAYQHEDGVEPDLVCVAKALSGGYVPVGATLGKDWIFKKVYSSMDRVLVHSASFGSNAQAMAAGLAVLAVMEDEEIVANARHTGDLLRTRLAALTDRYELLHDVRGRGLMIGIEFGRPRSLKLRGHWTMLQAARKGLFAQMVVVPLLQRHRILTQVSGDHLEVIKLIPPLTIGEKEVDRFVNAFTEVMDDAHRGGGLMWDFGRTLVKQALQGG; encoded by the coding sequence GTGACCGGATTCGACCTGACCAAGCTGCTCGCCGAACGCGGCGCCGAGCGCTACGACCTGCACGCCAAGTACATCAACCACCAGCTGCCGCGGATGCTGCACACGATCGGCTTCGACAAGGTCTACGAGCGGGCCGAGGGCGCGTACTTCTGGGACGCCGACGGCCAGGACTACCTCGACATGCTCGCCGGCTTCGGCGTCATGGGCCTCGGCCGCCACCACCCGGTCGTACGCCAGGCCCTGCACGACGTCCTCGACGCCCGGCTCGCCGACCTCACCCGCTTCGACTGCCAGCCCCTGCCCGGCCTGCTGGCCGAGAAACTGCTCACCCACACCCCGCACCTGGACCGCGTCTTCTTCGGCAACAGCGGTACGGAAGCCGTCGAGACCGCCCTGAAGTTCGCCCGCTACGCCACCGGCAGACCACGCGTCCTGTACTGCGCCCACGCCTTCCACGGCCTGACCACCGGGTCCCTCTCGGTCAACGGCGAGAACGGCTTCCGCGACGGCTTCGCGCCGCTCCTGCCGGACACCGCCGTGGAACTGGGCGACCTGGCGGCCCTGGAACACGAGCTGCGCCGCGGCGACGTGGCGGCGCTCATCGTCGAGCCCATCCAGGGCAAGGGCGTCCACCCCACGCCGCCCGGCTATCTGCGCGCCGCCCAGGAACTGCTGCACCGCCACAAGGCACTGCTCATCGCCGACGAGGTGCAGACCGGTCTCGGGCGTACCGGCGACTTCTTCGCCTACCAGCACGAGGACGGCGTCGAGCCGGACCTGGTGTGCGTGGCAAAGGCCCTTTCCGGCGGCTACGTCCCGGTCGGCGCCACCCTGGGCAAGGACTGGATCTTCAAGAAGGTCTACTCCTCCATGGACCGCGTCCTGGTCCACTCCGCCAGCTTCGGCTCCAACGCCCAGGCGATGGCCGCGGGCCTGGCGGTCCTCGCCGTCATGGAGGACGAGGAGATCGTCGCCAACGCCCGCCACACCGGCGACCTGCTCCGCACCCGCCTGGCCGCGCTCACCGACCGCTACGAACTCCTCCACGACGTCCGCGGCCGCGGCCTGATGATCGGCATCGAATTCGGCCGCCCCCGCTCCCTGAAACTCCGCGGCCACTGGACCATGCTCCAAGCGGCCCGCAAGGGCCTTTTCGCGCAAATGGTCGTCGTCCCCCTCCTCCAGCGCCACCGCATCCTCACCCAGGTCTCCGGCGATCACCTGGAGGTCATCAAACTGATTCCGCCCCTGACGATCGGGGAGAAGGAGGTGGACCGCTTCGTGAACGCGTTCACGGAGGTGATGGATGACGCGCACCGGGGCGGGGGACTGATGTGGGATTTCGGGAGGACGTTGGTGAAGCAGGCTTTGCAAGGGGGGTGA
- a CDS encoding MBL fold metallo-hydrolase produces MPGFRPRRQTPSDPPAAGRYALRRPAVFGAWPTGERLARIRRSPQFVDGQFRNPVPTRQLLPGSALPMARTQFAREGRLRRMPVGRIPVHRPTAADWGEPPASGLRLTWMGHSSVLAEIDGHRVLFDPVWGERCSPFTWAGPRRLHPVPVPLGELDPVDAVVISHDHYDHLDMPTVKALIRTGTRFVVPLGIGADLELWGVPEERITELDWHESTEVGGLTLTATPAQHFCGRGLRGPQHTLWASWVVAGPANRIFHSGDTGYFPGFAEIGAEHGPFDATMIQIGAYSEFWPDVHMTPEEGARAHLDLQGGRPTGLMLPIHWGTFNLAPHPWAEPAERTMYAARTAGFPCAVPHPGRPFEPADEPMVEPWWRTVALPPVHGWPSWPARTPATEAFEVAG; encoded by the coding sequence GTGCCCGGCTTCCGACCCCGCCGCCAGACCCCGTCCGACCCGCCTGCCGCCGGGCGGTACGCACTGCGCCGCCCCGCCGTCTTCGGTGCCTGGCCCACCGGGGAGCGGCTGGCGCGGATACGCCGCTCCCCGCAGTTCGTGGACGGCCAGTTCCGCAACCCCGTACCGACCCGGCAACTGCTCCCGGGCTCCGCGCTGCCCATGGCCCGTACGCAGTTCGCCCGCGAGGGCCGGCTGCGCCGGATGCCGGTCGGCCGCATCCCGGTGCACCGGCCCACCGCGGCGGACTGGGGCGAGCCGCCCGCCTCCGGGCTGCGGCTGACGTGGATGGGGCATTCGAGCGTGCTCGCCGAGATCGACGGGCACCGGGTGCTGTTCGACCCGGTCTGGGGCGAGCGCTGCTCACCGTTCACCTGGGCCGGGCCGCGGCGGCTGCACCCGGTGCCGGTCCCGCTCGGCGAGCTGGACCCGGTCGACGCGGTGGTGATCTCGCACGACCACTACGACCACCTCGACATGCCGACGGTCAAGGCGCTGATCCGTACGGGCACCCGCTTCGTCGTACCGCTGGGCATCGGCGCCGACCTCGAACTGTGGGGCGTTCCCGAGGAGCGCATCACCGAACTGGACTGGCACGAGTCGACCGAGGTCGGCGGTCTGACCCTCACCGCGACGCCCGCGCAGCACTTCTGCGGACGCGGGCTGCGCGGCCCGCAGCACACCCTGTGGGCGTCCTGGGTGGTGGCCGGCCCCGCGAACCGGATCTTCCACAGCGGCGACACCGGCTACTTCCCCGGCTTCGCCGAAATCGGCGCCGAGCACGGCCCGTTCGACGCGACGATGATCCAGATCGGTGCGTACAGCGAGTTCTGGCCGGACGTGCACATGACACCCGAAGAAGGGGCGCGGGCCCACCTCGACCTCCAGGGCGGCCGGCCGACCGGCCTGATGCTCCCGATCCACTGGGGCACTTTCAACCTCGCGCCCCACCCCTGGGCCGAACCCGCCGAACGCACCATGTACGCCGCCCGCACAGCCGGATTCCCCTGCGCCGTCCCGCACCCCGGCCGCCCCTTCGAGCCCGCCGACGAGCCCATGGTGGAGCCGTGGTGGCGGACCGTGGCCCTCCCGCCGGTCCACGGCTGGCCGTCCTGGCCCGCCCGGACACCGGCCACCGAGGCGTTCGAGGTGGCGGGGTGA
- a CDS encoding tyrosine-protein phosphatase, producing the protein MTQQTPEVPSTDSELAEVRNFRDVGGLPTADGRRVRRGRLFRSGHLASATEADAAFLAGLGLHTVFDFRNAADIKLEGPDVALPGVRNVNIPLTDPADGAEFWAMVRDGELGHLRTALGDGKAAGRMAETYRHIITTRTADHSRVLHALAEDSVPALMHCAAGKDRAGLSIAVTLLAVGVEREAIEADYLESNAAHRRYKVRRSDNSAAGMSPEVMELLAPLFDARAEYLSAAFDAIETTWGSTETYLSEGLKLSAATRERLRFQLLED; encoded by the coding sequence GTGACGCAGCAGACCCCGGAGGTCCCGTCGACCGACTCCGAGCTCGCGGAAGTACGCAACTTCCGTGACGTGGGCGGCCTGCCGACAGCGGACGGGCGCCGGGTGCGCAGGGGCCGGCTGTTCCGCAGCGGACACCTGGCGTCGGCCACCGAGGCGGACGCCGCCTTCCTCGCCGGGCTCGGGCTGCACACCGTCTTCGACTTCCGCAACGCCGCCGACATCAAGCTGGAGGGCCCGGACGTCGCGCTGCCCGGCGTACGGAACGTCAACATCCCGCTCACCGACCCCGCCGACGGCGCCGAGTTCTGGGCCATGGTGCGCGACGGCGAGCTGGGCCATCTGCGTACGGCGCTGGGCGACGGCAAGGCGGCCGGCCGGATGGCCGAGACGTACCGCCACATCATCACCACCCGCACCGCCGACCACAGCCGTGTCCTGCACGCGCTCGCCGAGGACAGCGTCCCTGCCCTCATGCACTGTGCGGCCGGCAAGGACCGCGCGGGCCTGTCCATCGCCGTCACCCTCCTCGCCGTCGGCGTCGAGCGCGAGGCCATCGAGGCCGACTACCTGGAGTCCAACGCCGCCCACCGCCGCTACAAGGTGCGCCGCTCCGACAACTCGGCGGCCGGCATGTCCCCCGAGGTCATGGAACTCCTCGCCCCCCTCTTCGACGCCCGCGCCGAATACCTGTCCGCGGCGTTCGACGCCATAGAGACGACGTGGGGCTCGACGGAGACGTACCTGAGCGAGGGCCTGAAGCTGTCCGCGGCGACGCGCGAGCGGCTGCGGTTCCAGTTGCTGGAGGACTGA
- a CDS encoding SGNH/GDSL hydrolase family protein has translation MADDSKKMSSGADDAIGSYAAVGDSFTEGVGDPGRDGAYIGWADRLAVLLSDRRAEGDFRYANLAVRGRLLDQIIAEQVPRARELAPDLVTFCAGGNDILRPGSDPDAVAERYEAAVADLRETVGTVLLCTGFDTRGVPVLRHLRGKIATYTAHVRAIADRHDCPVLDLWSLKSVQDRRAWSDDRLHLSADGHTRVALRAAQVLGLDVPADPDQAWPPEAERTAAEARRDNIHWAREHLVPWIGRRLRGESSGDHVEPKRPDLLPL, from the coding sequence GTGGCAGACGATTCGAAGAAGATGAGCAGTGGCGCAGATGACGCCATCGGGTCGTACGCAGCCGTCGGGGACAGCTTCACCGAGGGGGTCGGGGACCCCGGCCGTGACGGGGCGTACATCGGCTGGGCGGACCGGCTGGCGGTTCTCCTGTCGGACCGGCGTGCGGAGGGGGATTTCCGGTACGCCAATCTCGCGGTCCGCGGGCGCCTGCTGGACCAGATCATCGCCGAGCAGGTGCCGCGTGCCAGGGAGCTCGCGCCCGATCTGGTGACGTTCTGTGCCGGCGGGAACGACATCCTGCGCCCGGGGTCGGACCCGGACGCCGTCGCCGAGCGGTACGAGGCGGCTGTCGCCGACCTGCGGGAGACGGTCGGCACCGTGCTGCTGTGCACGGGGTTCGACACCCGCGGCGTACCGGTGCTGCGGCATCTGCGCGGCAAGATCGCGACATACACCGCCCACGTACGGGCGATCGCCGACCGTCACGACTGCCCGGTCCTGGACCTGTGGTCGCTGAAGTCCGTGCAGGACCGGCGGGCCTGGAGCGACGACCGGCTGCACCTGTCGGCCGACGGGCACACCCGGGTCGCGCTGCGCGCCGCGCAGGTGCTGGGGCTCGACGTACCGGCCGACCCGGACCAGGCGTGGCCGCCGGAGGCGGAGCGCACCGCCGCCGAGGCGCGCCGGGACAACATCCACTGGGCGCGCGAGCACCTGGTCCCGTGGATCGGCCGCCGCCTGCGCGGCGAGTCCTCCGGCGACCACGTCGAGCCGAAGCGGCCCGATCTGCTGCCCCTGTAG
- a CDS encoding ATP-binding protein, translated as MASSNNAPSLGRCGGFVAERLRDAFHLPARRTSVPEARRRVLAVLHEWGAAEQVRDDAELVVSELFTNAVRHTDSEKVDCELTVLGAFLRVEVTDQGRGGSTPHVQPGSVDKECGRGLFLVGALSESWGVRPDPTGRGRTVWADLAYGSPTAH; from the coding sequence GTGGCTTCCTCCAACAACGCTCCTTCGTTAGGGCGCTGTGGCGGCTTCGTCGCCGAGCGTCTCCGGGACGCGTTCCACTTGCCGGCGCGCCGCACCTCCGTACCGGAGGCGCGCAGACGTGTTCTCGCGGTGCTGCACGAGTGGGGCGCGGCAGAACAGGTCCGTGATGACGCCGAGTTGGTGGTCTCGGAGCTGTTCACGAACGCCGTACGGCACACCGACAGTGAAAAGGTCGACTGCGAACTGACCGTGCTCGGCGCGTTCCTGCGCGTGGAGGTCACCGATCAGGGCCGCGGCGGCTCCACGCCGCACGTGCAGCCCGGCAGCGTGGACAAGGAGTGCGGCCGGGGCCTGTTCCTCGTCGGCGCCCTGTCCGAGAGCTGGGGTGTGCGCCCCGACCCCACCGGCCGCGGCCGCACCGTCTGGGCCGACCTGGCGTACGGCTCCCCCACCGCACACTGA
- a CDS encoding helix-turn-helix domain-containing protein: MADARSGGAPTVLRVVLGKRLQDLREKAGLSYEQAAAALDVTHATVRRMEKAEVGLKIPYVEKLLATYGVTDQDEIDGFLKLAREANRPGWWHNFRDVLPEWFSAYVSLESEANLIRGYQPHYVPGLLQTEEYARAVLRAGQPHAPREEIDRSVALRMERQSLLTRPDAPMLWVVMDETVFRRPIGGPRVMRDQIARLAEAAALPNIRLQIIPFAAGPHPSMYGPFSIFRFPIPELPDIAYAENLVGAVYFDQRDDVSTFLEALDRMCAQAAPAQTTEALLGGFRKEI; this comes from the coding sequence GTGGCGGATGCACGGTCGGGTGGCGCTCCGACCGTCCTGCGGGTGGTGCTCGGCAAGCGACTGCAGGACCTGCGTGAGAAGGCGGGGCTGTCCTACGAGCAGGCGGCCGCCGCCCTCGATGTGACCCACGCCACCGTACGGCGCATGGAGAAGGCCGAGGTCGGCCTGAAGATCCCGTACGTGGAGAAGCTGCTCGCGACCTACGGTGTCACCGACCAGGACGAGATCGACGGCTTCCTGAAGCTGGCCCGCGAGGCCAACCGGCCGGGCTGGTGGCACAACTTCCGGGACGTGCTGCCCGAGTGGTTCAGCGCGTACGTGAGCCTGGAGAGCGAGGCCAACCTCATCCGCGGCTACCAGCCCCACTACGTACCGGGCCTGCTGCAGACCGAGGAGTACGCCCGCGCCGTGCTGCGCGCGGGCCAGCCGCACGCGCCGCGCGAGGAGATCGACCGTTCGGTCGCGCTGCGCATGGAGCGGCAGTCGCTGCTCACCCGCCCGGACGCCCCCATGCTCTGGGTGGTCATGGACGAGACCGTCTTCCGGCGCCCGATCGGCGGGCCGCGGGTGATGCGCGACCAGATCGCCCGGCTGGCCGAGGCCGCGGCCCTGCCCAACATCCGGCTGCAGATCATCCCGTTCGCGGCCGGACCGCACCCCTCGATGTACGGGCCGTTCAGCATCTTCCGTTTCCCGATCCCGGAACTGCCCGACATCGCGTACGCGGAGAACCTGGTCGGAGCCGTGTACTTCGACCAGCGCGACGACGTCTCGACCTTTCTGGAGGCACTGGACCGGATGTGCGCGCAAGCCGCGCCGGCACAGACCACCGAGGCCCTTCTGGGCGGCTTTCGCAAGGAGATCTGA
- the dxs gene encoding 1-deoxy-D-xylulose-5-phosphate synthase: MSMLEQIREPRDLKALPGEALGALAEEIRQFLVHAVARTGGHLGPNLGVVELTMALHRVFDSPADRILWDTGHQSYVHKLLTGRQDFSKLRGKGGLSGYPSREESEHDVIENSHASTVLGWADGLAKANQVRGRSDHVVAVIGDGALTGGMAWEALNNIAAAKDRPLIIVVNDNERSYAPTIGGLANHLATLRTTDGYERFLAWGKEVVQRTPVVGRPLYESLHGAKKGFKDAFAPQGMFEDLGLKYVGPIDGHDIAAVESALRRAARFSGPVLVHCLTEKGRGYRPALEDEADRFHTVGAMDPLTCTPVAPPGPPSWTSVFGDEMVKIGAERPDVVAITAAMLQPVGLAKFAAAYPDRTWDVGIAEQHAAVSAAGLATGGLHPVVAVYATFLNRAFDQVLMDVALHKCGVTFVLDRAGVTGTDGPSHNGMWDLSVLGVVPGLRIAAPRDADQLRAELREAVDVDDAPTVLRFPKESVGAPVPALERTGGVDILARGERADVLLVSVGVMAPVCLGAAELLAERGIGVTVVDPRWVKPVDPALVRLAAGHTSVAVVEDNSRSGGVGAAVGQALRDAGVDVPLRTFGIPEQFLAHAKRGEVLADIGLTPAEIAGRIGAFLARKQND, from the coding sequence ATGTCGATGCTGGAACAGATCCGCGAGCCGCGCGACCTCAAGGCGCTTCCCGGGGAGGCCCTCGGCGCACTCGCCGAGGAGATCAGGCAGTTCCTCGTGCACGCGGTGGCACGGACCGGCGGCCACCTGGGCCCCAACCTGGGCGTGGTGGAACTGACCATGGCCCTGCACCGGGTCTTCGACTCGCCGGCCGACCGCATCCTGTGGGACACCGGCCACCAGTCGTACGTACACAAACTGCTGACGGGGCGTCAGGACTTCTCCAAGCTGCGCGGCAAGGGCGGACTGTCCGGCTACCCCTCCCGCGAGGAGTCCGAGCACGACGTCATCGAGAACTCCCACGCCTCGACCGTGCTCGGCTGGGCCGACGGCCTCGCCAAGGCCAACCAGGTACGCGGCCGCAGCGACCACGTCGTTGCGGTCATCGGGGACGGCGCGCTGACCGGCGGCATGGCGTGGGAAGCGCTCAACAACATCGCCGCCGCCAAGGACCGCCCCCTCATCATCGTCGTCAACGACAACGAGCGCTCCTACGCCCCCACCATCGGCGGTCTCGCCAACCACCTCGCCACCCTGCGCACCACCGACGGCTACGAACGCTTCCTCGCCTGGGGCAAGGAGGTCGTACAGCGCACCCCCGTCGTGGGCCGCCCGCTGTACGAGTCGCTGCACGGCGCCAAGAAGGGGTTCAAGGACGCCTTCGCCCCGCAGGGCATGTTCGAGGACCTGGGCCTGAAGTACGTCGGCCCCATAGACGGCCACGACATCGCCGCCGTCGAGTCCGCGCTGCGCCGCGCCGCCCGCTTCAGCGGGCCCGTACTGGTCCACTGCCTCACCGAGAAGGGCCGCGGCTACCGCCCCGCGCTGGAGGACGAGGCCGACCGGTTCCACACGGTCGGCGCCATGGACCCGCTGACCTGCACGCCCGTCGCACCCCCCGGCCCGCCGTCGTGGACCTCCGTCTTCGGCGACGAGATGGTGAAGATCGGCGCGGAGCGCCCCGACGTGGTCGCGATCACCGCGGCGATGCTCCAGCCCGTCGGCCTCGCGAAGTTCGCGGCGGCCTACCCCGACCGTACGTGGGACGTGGGCATCGCCGAGCAGCACGCGGCGGTCTCCGCGGCCGGCCTGGCCACCGGCGGCCTCCACCCCGTCGTGGCCGTGTACGCCACCTTCCTCAACCGGGCCTTCGACCAGGTCCTGATGGACGTGGCGCTGCACAAGTGCGGCGTCACCTTCGTCCTCGACCGGGCGGGGGTGACCGGCACCGACGGCCCGAGCCACAACGGCATGTGGGACCTGTCCGTCCTCGGCGTCGTCCCGGGCCTGCGGATCGCCGCACCCCGCGACGCCGACCAGCTGCGCGCCGAGCTGCGCGAGGCCGTCGACGTGGACGACGCGCCCACCGTCCTGCGCTTCCCCAAGGAGTCGGTGGGCGCGCCGGTCCCGGCGCTGGAGCGGACCGGCGGCGTGGACATCCTGGCCCGGGGCGAGCGGGCGGACGTCCTGCTGGTCTCCGTGGGCGTGATGGCCCCGGTCTGCCTGGGGGCCGCGGAACTGCTCGCCGAGCGCGGCATCGGCGTCACGGTCGTCGACCCGCGCTGGGTCAAGCCCGTCGATCCCGCGCTCGTCCGGCTGGCCGCCGGCCACACCTCGGTGGCGGTCGTGGAGGACAACAGCCGCAGCGGGGGAGTGGGCGCCGCGGTCGGCCAGGCGCTGCGCGACGCGGGCGTGGACGTACCGCTGCGCACCTTCGGCATCCCCGAACAGTTCCTGGCGCACGCCAAGCGCGGCGAGGTGCTGGCCGACATCGGACTCACCCCCGCCGAGATCGCCGGGCGGATCGGCGCCTTCCTGGCCCGCAAACAGAACGACTAG
- a CDS encoding NAD(P)/FAD-dependent oxidoreductase yields the protein MGETAEAAGERHAVVIGGGLAGMLAVTALLGHVDAVTVVERDRYPTGHAFRKGVPQARHLHVFLSGGLRALEELLPGTGRALTDAGARTLYPPRDLVTRTVLGWQHRFDERRHGCLSVTRPVIDGVVRDCVLRTAAGSATRLEVLEATEAVGLTGDAGRVTGVRVRARKGGGRTGAAPPAERTLHAALVVDASGRTSKAPQWYTELGRPAPRQETVDAGLAYATRMFRPTGPAGAPDMGVNVPGWPGCPRGAVYVPVEDGTWLLTAAGVRGHHPPTDDQGFADFTATIGDPYIHGLLSHVDPVSPVYGFRDTANRRRHFERPGAVLEGFVVLGDANCTFNPVYGQGMSVAALGALALRRTLDSGGGLRPGLAHEAQRAVARASDAAWSTAVGADRPYADGPDARAGLGERLTSWYVQRLVLGAVVDPVLGAAFRDVLCLTAPPSRLMAPRTVLRTLLLPLRPGLSAPPTAVIPLDRAA from the coding sequence GTGGGAGAGACCGCCGAAGCGGCGGGGGAGCGGCACGCGGTCGTCATCGGCGGCGGACTCGCCGGGATGCTCGCGGTCACCGCCCTGCTGGGGCACGTGGACGCGGTCACCGTCGTCGAACGCGACCGGTATCCGACCGGCCACGCCTTCCGCAAGGGCGTCCCACAGGCCCGCCACCTGCACGTCTTCCTCAGCGGCGGCCTGCGCGCGCTGGAGGAACTGCTGCCCGGCACGGGCCGCGCCCTCACCGACGCCGGGGCGCGCACCCTCTATCCGCCGCGCGACCTGGTCACCCGTACGGTCCTCGGCTGGCAGCACCGCTTCGACGAGCGCCGCCACGGATGCCTGTCGGTCACCCGCCCGGTGATCGACGGCGTCGTACGGGACTGCGTACTGCGGACGGCCGCCGGGTCGGCGACCCGCCTGGAGGTGCTGGAGGCGACCGAGGCGGTCGGTCTGACCGGCGACGCGGGACGGGTGACGGGCGTACGGGTACGGGCACGGAAAGGCGGCGGCCGGACCGGCGCAGCGCCCCCGGCCGAGCGGACCCTCCACGCGGCGCTCGTCGTGGACGCCTCCGGGCGCACGTCCAAGGCCCCGCAGTGGTACACCGAACTGGGCCGCCCCGCCCCGCGCCAGGAGACGGTGGACGCCGGGTTGGCCTACGCGACCCGGATGTTCCGCCCCACCGGACCGGCCGGCGCCCCGGACATGGGCGTCAACGTCCCCGGCTGGCCGGGCTGTCCGCGCGGCGCCGTGTACGTACCCGTCGAGGACGGCACCTGGCTGCTCACCGCCGCGGGCGTACGCGGCCACCACCCGCCCACCGACGACCAGGGCTTCGCCGACTTCACCGCCACGATCGGCGACCCGTACATCCACGGCCTGCTGTCGCACGTCGACCCGGTCTCGCCCGTCTACGGCTTCCGCGACACCGCCAACCGCCGTCGGCACTTCGAGCGGCCCGGCGCCGTCCTCGAAGGCTTCGTCGTTCTCGGCGACGCCAACTGCACCTTCAACCCGGTCTACGGGCAGGGCATGTCGGTCGCCGCGCTCGGCGCCCTGGCGCTGCGCCGCACCCTGGACTCCGGCGGTGGTCTGCGGCCGGGGCTGGCGCACGAGGCGCAGCGCGCGGTGGCGCGCGCCTCCGACGCCGCCTGGAGCACCGCGGTCGGCGCCGACCGGCCGTATGCCGACGGCCCGGACGCCCGTGCGGGGCTCGGCGAGCGGCTGACCTCCTGGTACGTACAGCGGCTCGTGCTGGGCGCCGTCGTCGACCCCGTCCTCGGCGCCGCCTTCCGTGACGTCCTGTGCCTGACCGCGCCGCCGTCCCGCCTGATGGCCCCGCGCACGGTTCTGCGCACCCTGCTGCTGCCGCTCCGGCCCGGTCTCAGTGCCCCGCCGACGGCCGTCATACCGCTGGACCGGGCGGCCTGA
- a CDS encoding SAM-dependent methyltransferase has product MYDYYLDGRDNYEVDRQAARRVIEVHPQVRLSARANRAFLHRAVREVVAGGIRQIIDIGTGIPTSPNTHEVARETAPDVRVVYVDNDPIVATHAGARLTNTEDTGFVLADVRDPRAILDHPTVRELIDFDQPVALLLVAVLHFVRDDEDPAGIVATLARELPAGSVLVLSHATGEPYEAYEQGRTDEQARDGVLNVYKNATATLNLRTKAEVEPLFGPFDLLEPGVVRVPLWRPDGPPPGAEELNNIIFYGGVGRKG; this is encoded by the coding sequence ATGTACGACTACTACCTGGACGGCCGGGACAACTACGAGGTCGACCGCCAGGCCGCGCGGCGTGTCATCGAGGTGCACCCGCAGGTACGGCTGAGCGCCCGCGCCAACCGGGCCTTCCTGCACCGCGCGGTGCGCGAGGTGGTCGCCGGCGGCATCCGGCAGATCATCGACATCGGCACCGGCATCCCGACCTCGCCCAACACCCACGAGGTGGCCCGCGAGACGGCGCCGGACGTCCGGGTCGTCTACGTGGACAACGACCCGATCGTCGCCACCCACGCGGGGGCGCGGCTGACCAACACCGAGGACACCGGGTTCGTCCTGGCCGACGTACGCGATCCGCGGGCGATCCTCGACCACCCGACCGTGCGCGAACTGATCGACTTCGATCAGCCGGTGGCGTTGCTGCTGGTCGCCGTCCTGCACTTCGTCCGAGATGACGAGGACCCGGCGGGAATCGTCGCCACGCTGGCGCGCGAACTGCCCGCGGGCAGCGTCCTGGTGCTCTCGCACGCCACGGGCGAGCCGTACGAGGCGTACGAGCAGGGCCGCACGGACGAGCAGGCGCGGGACGGCGTCCTGAACGTCTACAAGAACGCCACGGCCACCCTGAACCTGCGCACCAAGGCCGAGGTCGAGCCGCTCTTCGGCCCGTTCGACCTGCTGGAACCGGGGGTCGTACGGGTGCCGCTGTGGCGGCCGGACGGGCCGCCGCCCGGCGCGGAAGAGCTGAACAACATCATCTTCTATGGCGGGGTGGGACGGAAGGGGTAG